The following proteins are encoded in a genomic region of Arachis ipaensis cultivar K30076 chromosome B02, Araip1.1, whole genome shotgun sequence:
- the LOC110269274 gene encoding uncharacterized protein LOC110269274, whose translation MVGRPPLWEAKRKSDRKRGGDVAFFTGMTTAVARSFRLWSADDGVAGDGYFTGKCRTSLYGVWLTVKSICVSSTDIATSCHDVRLNAPRIEGKVAACCALYSAFHDALCSRFFRVCGIEFESPGKGHGNQMRTQHNTHTHHLTHVEEESSRKETPPCCQLRGRPACRRCRVKSKRESVCNNERGGAVTKRVAAAGGASLFAAAEEGKEELLPRQSPSCFLVADEGATRTVAVAFSFYRFDKEGNRWKERTDGTVKFPKNKIYAVSITIRIVVGFMLLTCIWEFNFPPFMVLVIAILNDGEMKQLMCFLRSIYDLARLEDEVDFLTAQSEQDRQKRNNVKFWDAFRSKEIKLAFLVGGGLLVKKFTNVSETIMYDLKEGSLRGLEEGGTAKDLGFKLYCFCIFL comes from the exons ATGGTGGGAAGACCTCCGTTATGGGAAGCGAAAAGAAAATCTGATCGAAAAAGGGGTGGAGACGTCGCGTTCTTCACAGGGATGACTACGGCGGTAGCACGAAGTTTCCGGTTGTGGTCTGCCGATGATGGTGTCGCCGGTGATGG GTATTTCACAGGAAAATGCAGAACCTCATTGTATGGTGTGTGGTTAACGGTAAAG TCCATTTGCGTCTCTTCAACCGATATAGCTACTTCTTGCCATGATGTCCGCCTCAATGCACCTCGCATCGAAGGCAAGGTTGCCGCTTGCTGTGCTCTCTACAGTGCCTTCCACGACGCCTTGTGTTCTCGTTTTTTTAGGGTTTGTGGAATCGAATTTGAAAGTCCAGGAAAAGGACATGGAAATCAAATG CGCACACAACACAATACTCACACGCACCACCTCACCCACGTGGAAGAGGAGAGCTCGAGGAAGGAGACGCCGCCTTGCTGCCAGCTCCGTGGAAGACCAGCCTGCCGCCGCTGTCGAGTCAAATccaagagagagagtgtgtgcaACAATGAGAGAGGAGGAGCCGTCACCAAACGCGTCGCTGCCGCTGGAGGAGCTTCGCTCTTCGCCGCCGCCGAGGAGGGGAAAGAGGAGCTGCTCCCTCGCCAGTCACCGTCGTGCTTCCTGGTTGCCGATGAGGGAGCCACGAGAACTGTTGCCGTCGCTTTTTCA TTTTACAGGTTCGACAAGGAAGGGAACCGATGGAAGGAGAGAACCGATGGTACCGTCAAGTTCCCAAAGAACAAG aTATATGCTGTATCTATCACCATCCGTATTGTG GTTGGCTTTATGTTACTCACATGCATTTGGGAATTTAACTTTCCTCCCTTTATGGTTCTTGTCATAGCCATTCTCAACGATG GAGAAATGAAGCAGTTGATGTGCTTTCTAAGATCTATATATGATCTTGCTCGCTTAGAGGATGAAGTTGATTTCCTCACAGCTCAATCAGAGCAAGACCGACAGAAAAGGAATAATGTCAAATTCTGGGATGCTTTTCGATCAAAGGAAATCAAATTGGCTTTTCTTGTTGGAGGAGGGCTTCTG GTAAAAAAGTTCACAAATGTTTCTGAAACAATTATGTATGATCTAAAGGAAGGAAGTTTAAGAGGGCTAGAGGAAGGAGGAACAGCGAAGGACTTAGGATTTAAGTTgtattgtttttgtatttttctttag